The uncultured Desulfuromonas sp. genome has a segment encoding these proteins:
- the umuD gene encoding translesion error-prone DNA polymerase V autoproteolytic subunit, producing the protein MTVEYLGKSDEFPALDIPLFLEAVPAGFPSPASDYCERTLDLNELCIQKPAATYFVRVQGDSMIEAGIFPGDVLVVDRSLVAQHGDIVIAALNGELTVKKLQTTPTTRLVPMNQHHVPIEIPEGADLEIFGVATTVIHSLKKS; encoded by the coding sequence ATGACTGTTGAATACCTGGGGAAAAGCGACGAGTTTCCGGCACTTGATATTCCCCTGTTTCTTGAAGCGGTTCCAGCCGGTTTTCCCAGCCCGGCGTCTGATTATTGCGAACGGACGCTGGACCTCAATGAGCTGTGCATCCAGAAGCCGGCAGCCACCTATTTTGTCCGGGTTCAGGGCGATTCCATGATCGAAGCGGGGATCTTTCCCGGAGATGTTCTGGTTGTGGATCGTTCGCTTGTTGCGCAACACGGTGACATTGTCATTGCGGCGCTGAATGGTGAATTGACGGTCAAGAAACTGCAAACAACGCCGACAACCCGCCTGGTGCCGATGAATCAACATCATGTGCCCATTGAGATCCCCGAGGGCGCGGATCTGGAAATTTTCGGTGTGGCAACCACCGTTATTCATTCGTTGAAAAAGTCATGA
- a CDS encoding methyl-accepting chemotaxis protein, translating to MKFNLKMKFLLPILGVAIVGMVILTVVSFNASKKALEGNIRSQMTQMTQSLALQINNWVVDHQEDVQTLANTTEMIAAIDNAEARTQAHDLLAEVYSAYGSYEFLAAVNDEGQVVVASNQELVGLNLSQRDYFQQAIQGKDVLSEVLISKASGDPVFSIATPLKKQGQAIGVLIGVVDMNSFSDAFIKPVKAGNRGYAYLVDDKGRFVAYPDKAKLINSGIAGYDWGQTILRQKSGFQEYPWNGVDKIVSYRPVEATGWVIAFGAELDDIFAPIVTVRNISITLTLIVVGIIALVIYFAVSNIVKVIRTGVAFAEKVRRGDVSTRLNLQRSDELGVLTEALDRMADGLEEKAILAETVAAGDLRVEVKLASDEDRLGLALQKMTNDLCHMLEQIRAACDQIAAGSTEVSDTSQALSQGATESASSLEEIAASMNELTSQTQLNADNAKQASELSSESHRSAGRGSEQMQQMVQAMAEINESGQNISKIIKVIDEIAFQTNLLALNAAVEAARAGQHGKGFAVVAEEVRNLAARSAKAASETAELIEGSVSKAENGAEIANRTADGLNEIVDGITKVTDLVADIAAASNEQAQGIGQINIGLTQIDQVTQQNTASAEEGAAASEELNSQAIQLRQLVSHFKLPTHQSVQPSAPKPTAVPQPRIKAPAPTPKAQNDGWGSSGGSPQIALDDDEFGKY from the coding sequence ATGAAGTTCAACTTGAAAATGAAATTTCTGCTACCAATTTTGGGAGTGGCGATTGTCGGCATGGTGATCCTGACGGTGGTCAGTTTTAACGCGTCTAAAAAAGCCCTTGAGGGTAATATACGCAGTCAGATGACCCAAATGACCCAGTCATTGGCGCTGCAAATCAACAACTGGGTTGTTGACCACCAAGAGGATGTTCAGACCCTGGCCAATACCACAGAAATGATTGCGGCAATTGACAACGCAGAGGCCAGAACACAGGCACATGATCTTCTTGCCGAGGTTTATTCGGCTTATGGCTCCTATGAATTTCTCGCCGCCGTCAATGACGAGGGGCAAGTCGTTGTTGCATCCAACCAGGAACTGGTGGGATTAAACCTGAGTCAAAGGGACTATTTTCAGCAAGCCATCCAGGGAAAGGACGTTCTCTCTGAAGTGCTGATCAGCAAGGCCAGTGGCGACCCTGTTTTCTCCATTGCCACGCCATTGAAAAAACAAGGGCAGGCCATTGGTGTTTTGATCGGTGTGGTCGATATGAACAGTTTTTCCGATGCATTTATCAAACCGGTCAAGGCCGGCAACCGGGGTTATGCGTATCTGGTCGATGACAAGGGCCGCTTTGTGGCCTATCCTGATAAGGCCAAGCTGATCAATTCCGGCATTGCCGGCTACGATTGGGGGCAAACCATACTGCGCCAGAAGAGCGGTTTTCAGGAATACCCCTGGAACGGTGTGGACAAAATTGTCAGCTACCGTCCGGTCGAGGCAACGGGCTGGGTGATTGCGTTTGGTGCTGAACTGGATGATATTTTTGCTCCGATTGTCACAGTACGTAATATCAGTATCACATTAACCCTGATCGTTGTCGGTATTATTGCGCTGGTCATCTATTTCGCCGTCAGCAATATCGTCAAAGTGATCCGGACCGGCGTGGCTTTTGCCGAAAAAGTTCGGCGTGGCGATGTGTCCACGCGACTCAATCTTCAGCGCAGCGATGAGCTGGGCGTTCTCACTGAAGCTCTGGACCGGATGGCCGATGGGCTTGAAGAAAAAGCCATCTTGGCTGAGACCGTTGCCGCCGGTGATTTGCGGGTCGAAGTGAAACTGGCGTCTGACGAGGACAGGTTGGGACTTGCCCTGCAGAAAATGACCAACGATTTATGCCATATGCTTGAGCAGATTCGAGCAGCCTGTGATCAGATTGCCGCGGGCTCAACGGAAGTCTCCGATACCAGTCAGGCATTGTCGCAAGGTGCGACGGAATCGGCCAGTTCACTCGAAGAGATTGCCGCCTCCATGAATGAGCTGACATCGCAAACGCAACTCAATGCGGATAATGCCAAGCAAGCCAGTGAGCTATCTTCTGAATCACATCGTTCGGCGGGGCGCGGTTCTGAGCAGATGCAACAGATGGTTCAAGCCATGGCGGAAATCAACGAGTCCGGCCAGAATATTTCAAAAATCATCAAGGTCATTGATGAAATTGCCTTCCAGACGAACCTGCTGGCTCTGAACGCAGCCGTTGAAGCGGCGCGGGCTGGTCAACATGGCAAAGGGTTTGCGGTGGTCGCCGAGGAAGTGCGTAACCTGGCCGCACGTAGTGCCAAGGCCGCCAGTGAAACCGCTGAGCTGATCGAAGGATCGGTCAGCAAGGCGGAGAATGGTGCTGAAATTGCCAACCGCACAGCGGACGGGCTCAATGAAATTGTTGATGGGATTACCAAAGTCACCGATCTGGTTGCGGACATTGCCGCGGCCAGTAATGAACAGGCTCAGGGAATCGGCCAGATCAACATCGGCCTGACTCAGATTGACCAGGTGACCCAGCAGAATACCGCCAGCGCAGAAGAAGGGGCTGCGGCGAGTGAAGAACTCAACAGTCAGGCGATTCAACTGCGCCAGCTGGTCAGCCATTTTAAACTGCCCACGCATCAATCCGTGCAACCGTCGGCACCAAAGCCAACGGCCGTGCCACAGCCCAGGATTAAAGCGCCGGCACCCACGCCAAAAGCTCAAAATGATGGATGGGGTTCATCCGGGGGATCGCCTCAAATCGCCTTGGATGACGATGAATTTGGCAAATACTGA